CAGCGTGATGTCTTCGTAAGTTCCTAATACGCCGATGGTGTTGTCGTGTAGATCGCGCAGGGGCACTTTGGACGTCAGTAGCCAGATGATTTCTCCATTGGGACGGTAGAGGCGTTCTTCATAGGCGATCTTGGCGATGCCACTGTGCATGACTTGTTGGTCGTCTTTTTGAAAACGTTCGGCCTCTTCTTGACTAAAAAAATCAAAGTCTGTCTTCCCAATAATTTCGTTTGAGCTTTGCTGGCCTAGGTCTTTTGCGATTAATTGATTACAACCGAGAAAGATACAGTTGGTGTCTTTCCAAAAGACTCGTGCTGGGATCGTATCCAGTACGCGGCAAAGCATCATACGGGATTCATTGAGTTCAAGTTCCGCTTGTTTTTGCTCCGTGATATCCATGTGGGTGCCACTCATGCGCAGTGGCTCGCCTTCAGCTGTCCATTCTAAAACTTTTCCACGTGCATTGATCCAGCGCCACTCGCCATTTTTGTGGCGTTGGCGAAACTGCGCATCGTAGTAGTTTGATTCACCGCGTAAGTGTTGCTTTCGCATGTTTTCAGCGGCTTTCATATCATCCGGGTGGACTGTGCGTTCCCAGGTTGAGATACCGATGGGTTTGAGTTCATCCAAGGTATAACCTAAAATGCCGGCCCAGCGTTCGTTGAGCACCAGTTCGCCCGTTTGTAGATTCCAATCCCAAGTGCCTACCTCGGTGCCCTCGATGATGCTTCGGTTACGGGCTAATTCCTCATCTTTACTTTGGGTGATGGTTTGACTGAGCTCGTGTAAGCGTTGCTGCCATTTCCGATTTGATACGTAGATGGTGATGAACAGTAACGGAAAAGTGATGCCGATCACTTGAATGAAGGTGCCGAGCAAATTTTGACGAAGCTGTTGTTCGGGATGGTATCGATCTATATATACAAACAGGATCGTGGCTAGACATACGGCAAAAAATGGTATGAGTTGATAGCGTCTAGAGCTGAAATTCATAGGTTGTTGTGACATTATTGTCCGGCTCTATCATCGGCATAAGGATGCGATTGGCGAGTGGTAGGGGACTCTGGATCTAAGTATGATTGCACTGCGGATAACGCTTATATTCTATGACTTTATGTATCCGTGGCAACGACTAATCATCTAATGCCGTAGTGCGGGGTGCACGGGAATGATTCGCATGCGTTGACATCTTAGGTCTCGCTCGAAAATATGGGGTGATGTCGCTGCCAGTCACAGAACTCTTTGATCTTATCGCCCGCTCTAATGTGAACTCCGCATGGGGAGCTTTGACTGTGGAAGTTTTGGCCCGTTTGGGGGTGGAGTGTATCGTGACCTCTCCGGGCTCACGTTCGACTCCATTAACGATTGCTGCAGCACGGAATGCCAGAGTGGAGGCGCTGACGATTCTGGATGAGCGTTCGGCGGCTTTCTATGCTCTGGGACTGGCGAAGCGAACTGGACGTCCGGTGGCTTTGGTATGCACTTCGGGGTCGGCAGCGGTGAACTATTGGCCCGCGGTGCTGGAGGCTTCGATGAGTGGTACCCCGCTATTATTACTGACGGCTGACCGTCCTGCTGAGTTGCGAGGATGTAGCTCGGGCCAAACGATTGATCAGTTAAAGCTCTACGGCGACTGCGTGCGGCATTTCTCGGAATTGGCTTTGCCCGAATGCACGCCTGGGATGTTGGCATATCTGCGGCAAACATTAGTGCATGCGGTCAATATTTCTTTGGGAGCGAATGCCGGACCCGTGCATTTGAATTTTCCATTTCGCGATCCGCTCTCGCCAGATCCGCGTGCCACGCAAGGGGTGGTGGCGGCTTCTGTCATGGAAGAGGCTGCTACGGTGTCGACGCGTCCCTGCGAAGCGGTCGCACTCGGTGTCGGCCTTGACCTGGTGGCGCTGGAACGCTTGAGTAGTCATAGCAAGGGCTTGATTATTGTGGGCGCAGAAAATCCGCGTTGTGGCGATGAAGCCTTTGCAGATGCAGTGGCTATGATTTCGAATAAACTCGGATGGCCCGTGTTGGCCGATGTGCTCAATCCTTTGCGCAACCACGCGAGCGAGAGTTCGGCATTGATCACTCGCTATGATAGCTTTTTGCGAGGTGCAGAGTCTGAGTCGAGCTCGCTACAGCCTACGGCGATCCTACAGATCGGCACTTTACCAACTAGCAAAGTCTTGCGTGCGTGGCTGGGGGCGCGCGATGCAGTATCTTTTTTGCTCACTGCGCGACCGCTGAATACGGATCCTCTGCACCGGGTGGCGACCCCGCTGTATGGGGATGTGCATTCCCTGGCGGAGCATTTACAACATCAACGTGTCGACACTGAATGGGCGGCGGAGTGGTCAAGTTGCGAGGCACGTGCCACATTAGCGATCGATCAACAAATGCAGGGGATTGAGACGCTTTTTGAGGGGAAGGTGGCCTGGTTACTCTCGCAGCATTTACCCGTCGGCACGACTGTCTTTCTGGCGAGCAGTATGAGCGTTCGCTATGCTGAATATTTTTGGGTGGCGGGCAATCGGGCCTGCGGGGTGTATTGCAATCGCGGGGCCAACGGGATCGATGGAACTTTGAGTACTGCATTGGGGGTCGCCCATGGCGGATCGCCTGCGGTTTTATTAACGGGGGATCTCGCCTTTTTGCACGATAGTAATGGACTGTTAGCTGCGAACCAATTGCGCGGTAGTTTGACGGTAATTTTGATCAATAACAATGGAGGTGGGATTTTTGAGCACCTTCCTGTCGCTGAGTTGGATCCTCCGTTTGAGACCTACTTTAGCACGCCGCAGAATGTGGATATTGCGAAAGTGTGTGCCGCACATGGTGTGCCTCACCAAGCGATCTCGGATTGGGCGCAATTAGTGGCTACAATTACCGGGGCCACTGTGCCAGGTCTGCGTATTTTAGAGTTAACTACCGATCGCAAGGCAGATCGTCAGCACTTGTTGGAAATCTTGAGTGCATCCACTCTGTGATGATCTTACAAAAAAATAGCGTATCCGAATACGATTCGGATACGCTATGTGTAAACTAATAGTGTAAGTCGCCTGGCGATTACTCTTCGTCGTCGTCGCTGGACTCCAACTTCGGTGCGTCGGTGACATCGCCAAAGATGCCTCCTGCCGCGATGCGGTTATTCTTACGGTGTTGGCTCTTTTCGTGTTCAGCTTGGCCTTCTACGGAGTAGCGTGCAAAGGGCACTGCAGTCAGACGTGCGGCTGGAATGGGCTTATCGGTAATTTCGCACACACCATACGTGCCGTCTTTAATTCGGAGGATGGCGGCTTCGATTTCATTGAGGGCGTCTTGCTCGCTGGAAACCAAGCTCAGTGCGAAGTCGTGGTCAAAGGCATCTGTGCCGGATTCGACGGAGCGATCATCGCTGGAGTCGTCTCGTGAGTGTTTGAGAGTGTCGGATGTGTGTAGGCTTATTTCATCGCTAACGTGGGCACGTAGTTCGATCAGTAAATCGTAGTATTTTTGCCATTTTTGGGGGATTTCGCTTTCGCCCAATTCAGTGGTCTTTTTCTTTTCAGACGGATTAAAGCCCAGAATGTCTGCGAGTGAAGCGGCCCCGAGCACGCGTTTTTCAACAGGTTTATCATCAACAATGACTTTCTTTGTTGGCTGAACCTTGGCTGCGGGCGTGCTCTTCTTTGGTGCTTCTTCTTGCTTGGAAATTTCTGACTTTTTGGCCGCCATCAATTCTTCGACATCGTCGAGAGAAAATACGATCGGCGTGGATTTCTTGTTGGCGGCTGCGCCCTCGCGCGAAACAACAGCTTTTTTTAAAGTATTTGCCATGTTTTTATCTTCGGAAGTTTTTTTGGTTTCAGTGTTCTTTACTGGTGTCGTTTTCTTGGTAGGCATGATATCTTAGATACTCAGAAGTGATTTGAAGTGATTACTAATTGATTAAACGGCTAGATGGATTTGAGAGCTTCGGCACAACGTGGCGATACCGCGCCCCAGGCTTCTGTTTCGACAAGTTCCGGGACCCAGCGCCAGCTGCGAGGGCAACGGACACCGTCAGCATGGGCGACCTCAATCTTGAGTTCGCTAGCTTCGGGGGATTCGATCAAGCTGACCTCGGAAAGGATGAAGAGTTCCGGTAGGTCGGCTTCATATTTCTTCAGGCGGGCAAAATCGGCATTGCTCAAGCTACCTGTGATGACTGCCTTGGCATCGAGGCTTTGGCCGATGGCCTTTTGCTGACGCAGAGCTTCGAGGCGGTCGTTCAGTTGCGTGGATAGGAAATTGCGCAGTTCACGGATATCGGCTGCGGTCTCGGAGTCATCCCAGGCGGGATCGACTACCGGCCAGTCAGTGAGGGCGATGGGTTGATCACCAAAGTCGCTATCGTTTTGGGCGTAGCTCCATGCTTCGTCGGCAGTGAATGGCACCAGCGGTGCGATCAGGCGAGTGAAGACGGAGAAGATGATATGGATCGCAGTCTGCGAAGAGCGACGCAGAGGATCATTGGGACTACGTGTGTAGAGTCGATCCTTGAGCACATCGTGATAGGTCGCTGACAAGGTGTTGGCGACGAAGGGATCGATGAAATCCTTAAAGGCTCGGTGGAATTCGTAGGCTTCGTAGGCTTCAGTGACTTTGCGCACCAGTAGTCCGAGCTCGTGAAGTACCCACTTATCGAGGGCGTTCAACTGATCGAGTGGGACCGCATATTTGGCTGAATCGAAATCGTGTAAGTTGCCGATTTGGAAGCGCAAAGTATTGCGAAGGTTGCGGTAATTATTGGCCACATTCTTCACGATTTTGTTCGATACGGGCACATCGCCGCGGTAGTCCTGAGAGCAAATCCACAGACGAATGATATCTGCACCATAACCCTCGATCCACTCATTGAGTGGACGGGCGGCGCCGTCGCTCTTGGACAGCTTCGTGCCATCTTCCTTCACAATAAAGCCGTGTGTCAGGAGATTTTTATAAGGCGCTGCTTTATCGGCGATGACAGAGGTCCAGAGTGAGCTTTGGAACCAGCCGCGGTGTTGGTCGGAGCCTTCCAGGTAGAGGTCGGCCGGCCATTTCAGGTTGGGACGTTTTTGCAGCACTGCGCGGTGGCTGGAGCCGGAGTCGATCCACACGTCGAGTGTGTCGGTGCCGCACTTGAGCTGGTCCGGGCTGGGCCAGTCCGCGGGCAGTTCAATCCCGTCGAGGATTTCGGCAGCTGTTTGTTCGAACCAAAGGTTGGTGCCTGTTTGGGAGACCTTTTGAGAAATTGCACGAATGACATCGGCATCCATATAGGCGCCGCCGTCTTCATCGTAGAAGGCCGGAATCGGCACGCCCCAGGTGCGCTGGCGACTGATGCACCAGTCCGGGCGATTTTCGACAGCTGCACAGATGCGATTTTTACCCCAGCTGGGGATAAAGTTTACGTTGTCCAGGGATTCCAGTGCGCGGGCGCGGTCACCCTTTTTATCGAGCGCGATAAACCACTGATCCATGGCACGGAAGACGACTGGAGTCTTCGAGCGCCAGCAGTGTGGGTAGCTGTGCTTGATCTTTTTCTTCGCGATGAGTGAGCCATTCTCTGCTATGATGCGCAGCACGCCCAGGTTGGCGGCGGATGGTTTGCCGTCGCCGGTTTCCAGGACTGAGAGGCCGACTAAGCTTGCGGGCACTTGACCGTCGTCTACGTAGCAACCCTTGTCGTCGAGCGGGCAGTAAACTTCCAGGCCATTGTTTATACCTGTGATATAGTCATCCAGACCGTGTCCTGGTGCAGTATGGACGCAGCCTGTGCCACTCTCGGTGGTCACATATTCGGCCAACAGAATTGGGGAGGGACGATCGATGAACGGGTGGCGTGCTTCGAGCTTTTCCAGCTGCGCGCCGAGGAAAGTGGCAACGGTTTCGACACCTTCGAGTTTGCACTCGGCAACGACCGAATCCAGCAGTGGAGTGGCCACGATTAAGGTGCCGTGTGCCGCTGTCTTGATCGCAGAGTACTCGATGTTGGGGTGTACCGACACCGCGAGATTGGCGGGCAGCGTCCATGGAGTGGTGGTCCAGATCAGGATTGAGCTGTCCTCATCAGGCAAATCGAGCTTCGCGCGTGCTGCCTCGCTCAGACGCAGTTTGACGAAGATGGAGATGCTGGTGTGGTCCTTATACTCAATTTCAGCTTCTGCGAGCGCAGTGGCACAGGGGATCGACCAGTAAACTGGCTTTTTGCTACGATAAACGAGGCCTTGCTCGACAAAATTTGCAAAAGTTTCTAGTTCGGCGGCTTCGTATTCGGGGTGAATGGTCCAATATTCATTGGCCCAGTCAGCCGTGACGCCCAAGCGTTCAAACTGCTCACTTTGGATGACGCGATACTTGTCGGCAAATTTAGCACAGGCCTTACGCACTTCCAGCGGCGTGTAATCCGTGCGTCCAGAGTCTTGTAATTCACGGGAGACTTTATGCTCAATTGGCAGACCATGACTATCCCAGCCTGGGATGTAGGGCGCGTTGTAGCCAGCCATCCATTTGTAGCGTAAGATGGTGTCTTTCAGGGTCTTGTTGAGTGCGTGCCCTAAGTGCAAGTCACCGTTTGTGAAGGGGGGGCCGTCGTGCAAAATGAAACTTGCACCCCCACTGTTCTTCGCCTGGATCTGATCGTAGAGACCGATTTTCTTCCAGTGATTGATTCGCTTGGGTTCGCGCTCCACTAAGTTACCCCGCATGGGGAAATTTGTTTGTGGGAGGTTGAGCGTGTCTTTGAGGTCTTGCGCCATAATATTAGACCGGAGGCCGTTGAAAAGCGCGGCAGTGTGGTTTTTTGCTTCCTCAAGTCAAGCACTCAGAATTTTCTCGCCGCACATTCTTGAAATGCCTTTCCTGCCCAGCTGTCAGGCCTACTATTTTTGTCGCCAGTCAATCGTTACTTATGTTTCTCGCACTCATCAATCTGCCTTTTTCCGAACTTCACCTTTTCTGGTTGTTGCTATGTCTGGTGTTGGGCTTTGTTGCCCTCACTTATGGGGGCGATATCTTGACTGGTGGTGCGGCGTCGATTTCGACCAATTTAAAGATCGACCCGATCGTGGTGGGATTGACAGTTGTTTCGATCGCCACTTCGATGCCTGAAATGGCGACCTCGCTGATGGCTGCGAAGGAGAATCCAGAGATCGCACTCGGCAACATTTTGGGCAGTAATATTGCCAATGTTGGCTTGATTTTGGGAATAGCCGCAATCATCGCTCCGCTGAAGATTGAATTACGTATGATTCAGCGAGAGGTGCCCATCCTGATTGGAGTCACTGTGATTTTTGGTTTATTTGCGATGGGAGGCGGTTTTCACAAGCTGGAGGGGCTCATTTTGCTGGTTTTGACGGTGGTCTATCTGGTGTACGTCGTCCGTAGTGCGAAGTCCAAGGATTCGGAGAGCGCGATTCAGGAGTTTGCAGAAGGGGCCCAAGAGTTTGCCGGGCGTTCGACGAAGGTGGCTGTAATTTTAATCCTGATCGGAGCCGCACTGCTTGCTTTGGGCGCCGATGTGCTGGTGGGAGCGTCGGTTGAGATGGCGATGCGGATGGGAGCCAGTGAGATGTTTGTCGGATTAACGATTGTGGCGATCGGGACCAGCTTGCCGGAATTGGCGGCCTCGGTGTCGGCAGTGCGGGCTGGACATGGTGATATCTGTGCGGGAAATATTGTCGGTTCGAACTTGTTTAATATTCTCCTTATCGGTGGTGGCGTGTCCGCGATTACGGGTATGGATGTGCATTATCACTTGCTGCTGGTAGAGTTCCCGGCATTGGTTTTGCTTTCAGGACTGCTACTATGGTTCTTTAAGAGTGGTCATATAGTTTCCCGCCGTGAAGGTGTGGCCTTGCTTTTCATCTACTTCGGCATTCTTTCTCTTTCTGCACTTTCGCAGTTCGGTTATTTCTTCTAAAAAAATTCCGAATTCTTAATTCCTAATTCTTAATTGAAAATAATGTCTGAAAAACAAAAGCCTGTCGTCCTCATCATCCGTGATGGTTGGGGAGCCAATCATGATGCATCCTACGATGCTTACAACGCCGTCAAGCTGGCAAAGACTCCGGTTGCAGATCGTTTGACCGCGGAGTATCCGCGCACTGAGATTGCCGCCTGTGGTCTGGCTGTGGGGCTGCCTGAAGGCATTATGGGTAACTCCGAAGTCGGGCACCAGAACATCGGCGCGGGTCGTGTCGTCGATCAGGAGCTGGTCCGTATTAACAAGGGGATCGAAACCGGTAGCGTAAAAGACAGCCCGGCGCTCAAGTCAGCCTTTGATAATGTGCGCGCCAAAGGTTCTGCACTGCATTTCATGGGCCTAGTCTCCGATGCGGGTGTCCACTCGATGTTGGACCACCTCTACGGCCTTTTGAAGATCGCTAAAGAAGAAGGCATCGAAAAGGTGTATCTTCACGCTTTCACCGATGGTCGCGACACCGGGCCTTTCTCGGGGAAGCAATTCATTTCCGAAGTGGAAGCACAAATGAAAGCGATCGGAGTGGGGCAGATTGCCAGCATCGCCGGTCGCTATTGGGCGATGGAT
The nucleotide sequence above comes from Coraliomargarita algicola. Encoded proteins:
- the ileS gene encoding isoleucine--tRNA ligase, with amino-acid sequence MAQDLKDTLNLPQTNFPMRGNLVEREPKRINHWKKIGLYDQIQAKNSGGASFILHDGPPFTNGDLHLGHALNKTLKDTILRYKWMAGYNAPYIPGWDSHGLPIEHKVSRELQDSGRTDYTPLEVRKACAKFADKYRVIQSEQFERLGVTADWANEYWTIHPEYEAAELETFANFVEQGLVYRSKKPVYWSIPCATALAEAEIEYKDHTSISIFVKLRLSEAARAKLDLPDEDSSILIWTTTPWTLPANLAVSVHPNIEYSAIKTAAHGTLIVATPLLDSVVAECKLEGVETVATFLGAQLEKLEARHPFIDRPSPILLAEYVTTESGTGCVHTAPGHGLDDYITGINNGLEVYCPLDDKGCYVDDGQVPASLVGLSVLETGDGKPSAANLGVLRIIAENGSLIAKKKIKHSYPHCWRSKTPVVFRAMDQWFIALDKKGDRARALESLDNVNFIPSWGKNRICAAVENRPDWCISRQRTWGVPIPAFYDEDGGAYMDADVIRAISQKVSQTGTNLWFEQTAAEILDGIELPADWPSPDQLKCGTDTLDVWIDSGSSHRAVLQKRPNLKWPADLYLEGSDQHRGWFQSSLWTSVIADKAAPYKNLLTHGFIVKEDGTKLSKSDGAARPLNEWIEGYGADIIRLWICSQDYRGDVPVSNKIVKNVANNYRNLRNTLRFQIGNLHDFDSAKYAVPLDQLNALDKWVLHELGLLVRKVTEAYEAYEFHRAFKDFIDPFVANTLSATYHDVLKDRLYTRSPNDPLRRSSQTAIHIIFSVFTRLIAPLVPFTADEAWSYAQNDSDFGDQPIALTDWPVVDPAWDDSETAADIRELRNFLSTQLNDRLEALRQQKAIGQSLDAKAVITGSLSNADFARLKKYEADLPELFILSEVSLIESPEASELKIEVAHADGVRCPRSWRWVPELVETEAWGAVSPRCAEALKSI
- the menD gene encoding 2-succinyl-5-enolpyruvyl-6-hydroxy-3-cyclohexene-1-carboxylic-acid synthase, which codes for MSLPVTELFDLIARSNVNSAWGALTVEVLARLGVECIVTSPGSRSTPLTIAAARNARVEALTILDERSAAFYALGLAKRTGRPVALVCTSGSAAVNYWPAVLEASMSGTPLLLLTADRPAELRGCSSGQTIDQLKLYGDCVRHFSELALPECTPGMLAYLRQTLVHAVNISLGANAGPVHLNFPFRDPLSPDPRATQGVVAASVMEEAATVSTRPCEAVALGVGLDLVALERLSSHSKGLIIVGAENPRCGDEAFADAVAMISNKLGWPVLADVLNPLRNHASESSALITRYDSFLRGAESESSSLQPTAILQIGTLPTSKVLRAWLGARDAVSFLLTARPLNTDPLHRVATPLYGDVHSLAEHLQHQRVDTEWAAEWSSCEARATLAIDQQMQGIETLFEGKVAWLLSQHLPVGTTVFLASSMSVRYAEYFWVAGNRACGVYCNRGANGIDGTLSTALGVAHGGSPAVLLTGDLAFLHDSNGLLAANQLRGSLTVILINNNGGGIFEHLPVAELDPPFETYFSTPQNVDIAKVCAAHGVPHQAISDWAQLVATITGATVPGLRILELTTDRKADRQHLLEILSASTL
- a CDS encoding TraR/DksA family transcriptional regulator encodes the protein MANTLKKAVVSREGAAANKKSTPIVFSLDDVEELMAAKKSEISKQEEAPKKSTPAAKVQPTKKVIVDDKPVEKRVLGAASLADILGFNPSEKKKTTELGESEIPQKWQKYYDLLIELRAHVSDEISLHTSDTLKHSRDDSSDDRSVESGTDAFDHDFALSLVSSEQDALNEIEAAILRIKDGTYGVCEITDKPIPAARLTAVPFARYSVEGQAEHEKSQHRKNNRIAAGGIFGDVTDAPKLESSDDDEE
- a CDS encoding calcium/sodium antiporter; translation: MFLALINLPFSELHLFWLLLCLVLGFVALTYGGDILTGGAASISTNLKIDPIVVGLTVVSIATSMPEMATSLMAAKENPEIALGNILGSNIANVGLILGIAAIIAPLKIELRMIQREVPILIGVTVIFGLFAMGGGFHKLEGLILLVLTVVYLVYVVRSAKSKDSESAIQEFAEGAQEFAGRSTKVAVILILIGAALLALGADVLVGASVEMAMRMGASEMFVGLTIVAIGTSLPELAASVSAVRAGHGDICAGNIVGSNLFNILLIGGGVSAITGMDVHYHLLLVEFPALVLLSGLLLWFFKSGHIVSRREGVALLFIYFGILSLSALSQFGYFF